One Gossypium arboreum isolate Shixiya-1 chromosome 13, ASM2569848v2, whole genome shotgun sequence genomic window, AGTGTTTGTTTTGTACGTCCTAGTATTCTATATGGCTTTAGTAGTTGAACCATTTCACATTTATCAGGTTTATGCTGTTGCTTCTGAGGATATGGACTCTTTAACCTTTGGAGCTCCTAGATTTCTTCGCCATTTAATGGGCCCTGGCTCAAGAAAAGTTCCGGTCTTGGAGTTTGAAGTTGGAAAGGTACTTTGAGCATTGCACACTGATGTAGTTTGTTGAATTTGAGTTTCTGTTTTGATGGGATATTTGCTAGGTTTTAGAGGAGCTGAATCTCACCATGGATCAATTCATTGACTTGTGCATCCTTTCTGGATGTGATTATTGTGAGAGCATTCGTGGTAAGCTGGGATTGTTTTAGAGTGTCTGACCTTTATGTTGATCCACCTAAACGTTGGGTTATGTAGTTGGTATATGAAATCATTCTCAAGCTGTGCTCAGGTATTGGGGGACAAACAGCTTTGAAGCTAATTCGTCAGCAAGGGTCTATAGAGCATATACTTCAGAACATAAACAAAGAGAGGTCTGAACTGTTTATGTGTGGTGCGAAATGATCTATACCTATTTCTGCGTAAAGTAActaatattaataaaaacaacTTCTATTCAGGTACCCGATTCCTGATGATTTGCCATATGAGGAGGCTCGATATCTTTTTAAAGAACCATTAGTCTGCACCAATATTGAGCAATTTGAGATGAAGCGGAGTGCTCCAGATGATGAAGTTTTTAATTCCTTATCCtatttacatatatttttctaAGAGGCAAGATTGACAGACCTGCGTTATTTTGTTGATTTTCTAGGGGTTGATTACCTTTCTGGTGACTGAAAATGGGTTCAATAGTGACAGAGTGACAAAGGTATGACCTCTCTCATTAACTCCATTATTATGATACTTTTTGTTGAATTATTAAAACGATTAACTATCTATTTCTGTTTTTTATGTTCACTAGGCAATAGAAAAAATTAAAGCAGCCAAGAACAAGTCATCACAGGGCCAGTCAGTAATGCTTAGCTACATAAAATAATGCTCTGTTAAAATGATAATATAAGTTTCTGTGTTATCACTTACTATGTCTTATATCTTTCTCTGTCCAGGTTAGAGTCATTTTCTAAGTCAGTTGCTAACATATCTATACCAATTAAAACGAAGGTACAACTCCACTAATCATTTTGACCCTTGTGTTTCATGCATCATGtaactatttttcttttaaactggatttaatggtttttttttttttttggtgctaCCTTAAATGGTTATTGCCTTAGTTGAAACACACTGTCATTTATAATATAGTTTAGTTACATACAAGTATGCAAGGTTGATTTTTGTTAAGTTTGAGAAATATATTTGGCTTTAGATGATCTCCCTCTATAATTTAGAAAGGAAGAAGTGTGAAAGGGAATACATTCTCTGATAGTTGCTCTAATCTAGGCTAGACTTGTTGGTTTCCATAATTTCTCAGTATCACTGGTTGACAGGCAACCAAGTCCATGCTTCAATTTCCCAAATCGATGTTCAACTCTAAGATATTCTCTCCACAAGACAGTATCTGTTCCAGGCCCAAGGGTTTCAGCAGCATGGCACCACTGTGTTTGCATTTCAAGCACTCCATGGTATTTTCTAGAGGTGTCTGCTATGGCATATGAAGCTACAAATCATGGTGAACCTAATAGTAAACCTGTGCTCATTATTTGTTGAACATCCAGGAAATGCACATGGTGCTATTATTGCGGTTCTTATCATCATTAATATGTTAGTAGTGTTAACGATAGGAAAGTGAGTCTAGTACAAGAAACCTCCTTCCTTGTTCACTTTTATCTGGTTGTTTACTTTGATACTTTTGGCGGTTAAATGTCTGAGAACTATAGGCCTAGAGCGCTATATATTGTGATTGAAAGTGTAACAAAGCTGAGTTTGGATCAACATTGTCTTCTTTGCAGTTTCTGTTATATGTTTGTCAGCAAAATCCTTTGATCATTGGTAGTTTACCTCTGAGGGTTCAAGGGGAAAATGGTTGCGTCTAGACAGTCTAGCACGTGCCAGAAGGTCAGCTTTCTCTAAATCATTGTAAGAATGTAGGATATGGGCAGGTTCAAGTACATTTGAATGTTATAGGGTAGAGATAATGAAAGGGTAGTCGGTATCTTTAGATCTTTAGACGACATAACCCTTAATTGAGCAAATTGGAGAAAATGTGATTTGAGTTGTGTTCTAAACATCAGGATCTGTATAATTTCTTGCATGTCAGAACTGCACCATTCCAATATAATAGCTGCATTGGTAATTTGAGATATGAAAATATGGTATAGTTattaatatatcaaaatttatataaaaatataattgatgaatctataaaaaaaaaatgatgaacaaaactaaataattaaatttatagaaaatttttataaaaacttCCAAAAAAATGCTTCCGCCTCAAGAGTCGTGATCTGTATTTTCTCATTTACATATTTTTCATTTGGAATACGTTTCTAATGCAAACCAAGTAATTGAGGTTCCTCATCATTAGAGGAACGACACACCATGCATGTTAGTCTTCCAAGTACAAAAATGGAAATGAACCACAGACATCCAAAAACTATGGGATAAAGATACAATGACCTGCCAAAGCATTCACAAACATCATCCTACACACAACAAATGCGTAGAAATAGgaaaaatatgttttgtattagcaattaatatataaaatgagATATCCATTGTGGTCAATCTTGTATGTACCAGATGATCTGGAAAATATAAAGGaagatgtaaaaatatgaaaaactaaaaattaaaacctaacacttcTTGAtgataacaaaatttaaattctCAACATGTTTttgaaatataataatatttggtGATGAAGGAATATTGCTAGCAATTCTGATTGGAAAGGGTAGTTTAAAATTTGTAGAAGCAGTGGGGGATATGACTAATGAGTAAGGTAACAACTTATATTATGCTCAGATATGTGATTGAGATCAGTTTAATATGTTTATAGTAACCTGATTGACGGGGTAATAGCTAGAATTAGAATCCACCAAATTTGCCTATATTAGAGGGAAACTATTACATCCTTTGCATATAAATTAAgacttttttttgtgtgtgttaatATGGATTGAAAAAGTAGCATGGTAATATTTTTcgtgattgggatcttggaataATTATTGCATATGGGCTATCGTATTTTGCTTATATATGcctttaatttgattttattcaTCTTTAGATTGGGGAAGGAGTTTTGCATTCAAGGTGTATGTTATCTTCtccttttaataatatatttttattatcaatcGAGTTTTAACTTAATTGAcccaatataaaaaaatatatatatatagattcgaATGTTTTGAAGTACActgttttcttttttaaatttagttATCATTAATATGATTGTGCAACAAAATTTTCCCATTTAAAAAATGTTTGACCCATAGTAAAAGTAAATTTTAGATAATAATACcaaaatttaattgattttgtattgatttatgCGGTTCAATTTGAACTTCTTTTTCATAAAAAGAATAAAAGTACATGACACCCTAACACTAGCGGTACGTTTAGTTGACTATAATGGAATAGGATTGTAATTAAATACAGTTGTAATCAataattcaattgtttggttgaatAGAATGGAATAGAGCTATAATagaattcttgtgtttggtttaatggaatagatgttgtaatagcataaggaaaaagACTTAAATGACCAAAGTACCCTTAGCTAAATTTTTaagtagatgattattgttattgttattaaattgtaataagattattattaaatatattttaataaaaataataaataatttaatcatattttaacataattattattaaatataatttaataaaataatatataatttaataacattcttaatataattattagtatatgaattaaaaaatcataatatataatattatacaaataatatataaccttactttttttatttttaaactgtaatacatatttaatgtgctaaaatatcattagtgaaacaaataatttaattattctaaaataaaagaaaaatattagaagtaataaataacttgagaattatattttacatccaaacataataatcatatattaacaaaagTTATATGATTTCAATAGCTTAtatgtcataatttatatgttaaattttaCAACATCAAAAGTTACAACATTATAATGACATTctatcatgtcattataccatccaAATATTATATATACAAAAAGTTACCAAAACATCACCGGCACAACCATGATTTTTAATGGTTAGAAAAAAATCTTCTTACTCATTCCAATCGCACAGAAGATAGACTATAGAAAATGAACATTTGCATTGGATGGTCTAGAATTTTGCTCAACGCGCAGTAGCACTCATCCTCAGCTTGGTGCAAATTATGCATAGACCATGGAAGCCAGAAAATTAACTTTATGCATGTAGAAAGACAATCATGGagataaaatttccaaaatgtaGATTTACTTCAGATAATGGCATCATAATAAAATTACAAAAGAAATAGGGTACAAAGGACGCAAGTAAATTATGTACTTTGCATCAATAGACGTTATTCATTCATTATTCTAGATAAGCTTAAGTTCAATACGACTGAGTCTAGgacaattatatttatttaaaacccgCCTTAGATATCCTGATATCCTTCCTCTACAATCTCCGGTCAcctgaataaaaaaaaaatattacttCTAATAAAACTATACCATCACCAAGCTTATACAAAAGGAAAAGAGCATAATGGAATTCCCAAGTACGAATCGAAAACAAAAAAACAGAACAAGAAGTAATGTAAGGTATAAAACTAAAAAAGCAACAAGATTATTGATAGTAAAAGCTAACAGGATTTTCTCCAAAAGTAAGGGCCTTCAGCTAAAATTTGTGGTAATAAGGTTTTTGAGATTCGGATGGACAGATACTCTTTGTGTAAGAGGGATAGAGGCTATTAAGCTCTAATGCTACATATAGATGAGGCAAAATTATAGTAGTagaatgattttgaaaatcaAATAATCTAGCGTTATCGGGGCCGGCAACAGCCGATGTAGTagaatttaatcaaatttataaCCAAACTATTCATTTCCTTGGTTTAGTTTCTAAGTAACACTAGCAAAATCATGTATTAGGCAAAGAACAATGGAaagattatttaatttttcatattccCAAGCCTACAAAATAGAGTAACCCAGAACctaataacatatgccattacCATGCCTCAATTTTACTAATTTCCTTAACATCATCTCTTCAGGTTACAACTTACAATTAACCAAGGTTAGCAATTCCTTTTATTCATCCAAACATGTAAATTCTATTTGTTAGTTGACTACACTTATTTTCCGACCTTTTTGGCTTGGATTTATTTTCCAAACTGTTATAATCGTCACTAAACCCTCAAGTTCATCCTTTTGCTCATTGCATACTTCATGCGCTATCTGAACTCTTTAGGCCTTGATTTGTCCCCTTTCCCCTGTATCTCATTCTTGGTATTTTAGCAAAAAATATGAAACACAAAAAATTGGAAAGAAAGATATATTTGAAGCACGCTATAATATGTTGTAATGTTTAGATtatatagcaaaaaaaaaaaaaaaaaactgttaaACTTACTCCCAAAAATCATGCCACAAACACTTAACTTACTTCTAAAATCATGTGACAAAAATTAAAATCCATAAAGACTTGGTTTAGAGACCTATTATTAAGCAAGCCTAAGGCACATTCTCAACACTCCTCCTTACTTTAGTAATTGCAAAAGCCTAATTTATTTCTTAAAACTTTAAATCTAACTTTTGGAAGAGCCTTGGTTAACATACCTATAATTTGATCTTCAGTCTTGCAAAAAATAGACTTGATTTCACTAAATTTCTGTTCTTCTTTCAAATGATATCCATCAATTCTGTTGTACCAAGCCCTAGAAGTTTGTTTAAGACTATATGAGGCATTGTTTAACAAGTAGACTTTCTCCTCCTGCCCTTTGACTTGGAATGCCTTGGGCTGCTTTTCTCTCATTGCTTCAATTCGCTTGTCATCCTTTTCAACTTCTTTGAACTCAACAGACTCAACTTCTTTAAACTCAACAGACTCAAATACAACAACATTGCACCTTTCATAAATTTTAGATAAATATCTTGTGTCACAAACTGGAACATCATCTATGTTATCATCAAAGTATTGAGGAATCTCTAGCAATTGCTTCATTGTTGGCTTCTCCTCCATTAGATTTAACGCAAAACTTTTCGCTTTCATTTTTACTTTGAATATATCTTTACCTTTTGAGTTTTTGATCAAGCACCATTTGTCTTCAAATATGACCTTAAATCCTTTTTCAATCAACTGCCCCGACATTAAGAAGATTTTGATCAATGTTAGGCACATATAGAACATTAATTATGTGTTTCAAACCTATTAAACTTTCAATAACCACTGTTCTTTTTCCCTTAATTGGAATAAACTCACCATTTCCAATTTTTATTTTGGAAATGATAGTTTTATCAAGTTCTTTGAAAAGTGTTGGGTCATTGGTCATGTGATTTGTGCAGCCGTTATCGATTAATCAGGAATCATTGGAGAAACATGTTGCCACAAAAAAGGAACTTATCTTCTTGTTGCTCAATAGATACTTTTACCTTTTCATGTTGTTGAGACTTACAAACCCGCTCTATGTGCCCAGTATTGTCACATATTCGGCATTTGATATTAAGCCTCCACCAACACTTTTTTGGTAAGTGATTTGTCTTCTTATAATGTGAACATGGTGGATAGGTCTGGTTGTTGTTATTATTGCTGGTCTTATCTTTAATTTTCTTGTTTTTGCCTCTATAATTTTCAAACTTTTCCCAGAAAACACCTTCTACTGATGCTTCTTgtctcatctttctcttttgttTTGGAGTCTGCAATGCTTTTGGAGCCTGCAATGCATTCATTAATTCTGCCAAAGATATACTTGACAAATCCTTACATtcttttaatgaataaattttaGACTCATATTTTTCAGGTAAAGTGACAAGAATTTTTTGCACTATTCGATCATCAGAAAAATATTTACCCAACAATCTTACCTTGTTTACTATGTCCTCCAACTTTTTCAAATAACCTTTAATGGTTTTTATCTcatttattttcatcatttcaaactCTCTGATCATATTGAGTGCTTGCATATTTTCTGTTCTTTCATTGCCCTAGT contains:
- the LOC108461262 gene encoding flap endonuclease 1-like isoform X2, translating into MGIKGLTKLLADNAPNVIKEQKLESYIGRKIAIDASMSIYQFLIVVGRRGTEMLTNEAGEVTSHLQGMFTRTIRLLEAGMEPIYVFDGHPPDLKKKVLVKRYSKRANATEDLHQAIETGNKDDIEKFSKRTVKVTKQHNEDCKRLLRLMGVPVIEAPSEAEAQCAALCKSGKVYAVASEDMDSLTFGAPRFLRHLMGPGSRKVPVLEFEVGKVLEELNLTMDQFIDLCILSGCDYCESIRGIGGQTALKLIRQQGSIEHILQNINKERYPIPDDLPYEEARYLFKEPLVCTNIEQFEMKRSAPDDEGLITFLVTENGFNSDRVTKATKSMLQFPKSMFNSKIFSPQDSICSRPKGFSSMAPLCLHFKHSMVFSRGVCYGI
- the LOC108461262 gene encoding flap endonuclease 1-like isoform X1; this encodes MGIKGLTKLLADNAPNVIKEQKLESYIGRKIAIDASMSIYQFLIVVGRRGTEMLTNEAGEVTSHLQGMFTRTIRLLEAGMEPIYVFDGHPPDLKKKVLVKRYSKRANATEDLHQAIETGNKDDIEKFSKRTVKVTKQHNEDCKRLLRLMGVPVIEAPSEAEAQCAALCKSGKVYAVASEDMDSLTFGAPRFLRHLMGPGSRKVPVLEFEVGKVLEELNLTMDQFIDLCILSGCDYCESIRGIGGQTALKLIRQQGSIEHILQNINKERYPIPDDLPYEEARYLFKEPLVCTNIEQFEMKRSAPDDEGLITFLVTENGFNSDRVTKAIEKIKAAKNKSSQGQLESFSKSVANISIPIKTKATKSMLQFPKSMFNSKIFSPQDSICSRPKGFSSMAPLCLHFKHSMVFSRGVCYGI
- the LOC108461262 gene encoding flap endonuclease 1-like isoform X3; its protein translation is MLTNEAGEVTSHLQGMFTRTIRLLEAGMEPIYVFDGHPPDLKKKVLVKRYSKRANATEDLHQAIETGNKDDIEKFSKRTVKVTKQHNEDCKRLLRLMGVPVIEAPSEAEAQCAALCKSGKVYAVASEDMDSLTFGAPRFLRHLMGPGSRKVPVLEFEVGKVLEELNLTMDQFIDLCILSGCDYCESIRGIGGQTALKLIRQQGSIEHILQNINKERYPIPDDLPYEEARYLFKEPLVCTNIEQFEMKRSAPDDEGLITFLVTENGFNSDRVTKAIEKIKAAKNKSSQGQLESFSKSVANISIPIKTKATKSMLQFPKSMFNSKIFSPQDSICSRPKGFSSMAPLCLHFKHSMVFSRGVCYGI